The Euleptes europaea isolate rEulEur1 chromosome 7, rEulEur1.hap1, whole genome shotgun sequence genomic sequence ccctttctCTGCCCATATTTATACTGTTCCATACTGTAATTTCACTGTTAAAAGTCACCGTATTCCGACTAAGCTGGGTTTCCATGGCTAGACATATATATAAGGACTTCCTCTCTGTATTCCAGCTGGCCTCCTTATAAGGATTTCCTCCTTGTATTCCGACAGGTTAACACATAAGGGTTTTCCTCCTCCAGCTGGCCATTTGCCTATTTCTTACACAGTCACtttttagctttaatatacctcCACAACACCCAACATTACCAGCAACCTCATCTCTCAAAGAGTACAGTCAAAATGAATCTATTCTGTAGTAATActttcatatttaaactttaaaacacaaTATTACCTTTATACAATACTATTTTATAACAGTCAGTATTCGTGGCAGACTGAATTTCACAAGCATAGTAGGATTCCAGTAGATTCCAAAAGCTTATCTTTcaaaagattgtgtgtgtgtgtaaagtgccgtcaagtcgcagccgacttatggcgaccccttttttggggttttcatggcaagagactagcagagggggtttgccagtgccttcctctgcacagcaaccctggtattccttggtggtctcccatccaaatactaaccagggctgaccctgcttagcttccgagatctgacgagatcaggctagcctgggccatccaggtcagggcttctaaaGATTAGGGGTTTTTAAAACAGTAGAGGAGTTTTCTAAAAGTGGCTCTTAGCCagacatgttcattttaaatgaaatacaagcctctaaatggtctttatgaagaataaggttttatattgaataattctgcatgtGTACAACACTAATATAACAGTTtatatgctctaatatgtcaaagcctgtaacatcaGATCACACAGACAGATGTTATCTGTAGCTCCCTGCCTCCAttgcgagagccagcgtggtgtagtggtggtggtttggagtggtgatctggagaaccgggtttgattccccactcttccatatgaaggcagttgggtgactttggggtagtcacagttctgttaagagctctctcagccccacctatctcaatgggtgtctgttgtgggaggggaagggaaggtgattgtaagccggtttgattctgccttaagtggtagagaaagttggcatagaaaaaccaactcttcttcttccttccccagccTGCTTCTCTGGtttttatccttcctttcctccaaagATCTCAGGGTGGTGTGCATGGTTCTCCTgctttgtatcctcacaacaaccctgtggggttggttaggctgagagagactggcccaaaggcacccagcaagcttcatggcaaggtggggatttgaactcaggtcctcTGTCCAACAAGGAGTCTTCTGagccctcttcttcctcctatgCTGAGTGAAGAGCCAAGCTCAGTGGCTTCCAGTTTGAGATCTCCATATAGGTTCCCCCCCTCCAACCAAGGAATACATTCATCTACCCTTGAAGCAAGGTGAAGCCACCTTCTAATTTAGAAAACAACAAATATAGAAAACAACAGCCACCTAATTTCTGATTAAGCATGATATTGATTTTAAATGTCATAGATGAAACCACAGGGACATTAAAGTGTTGGAGCTGTAGGTTTTTAACTGTAGTTAAAATGTaatacaggagccccgtggcgcagagtggtaagctgcagtactgcagtccaagctctgctcacgacctgagtttgaacccaacagaagttggttttaggtagcaggctcaaggttgactcagccttccatccttccgaggtcggtaaaatgagtacccagcttgctgggggtaaatggaagatgactggggaaggcactggcaaaccaccccgcaaacaaagtctgcctagtaaacttcgggatgtgacgtcaccccatgggtcaggaatgacccggtgcttgcacaggggactacctttaacttttttttaagtgcccTTCAAAATCCAATTTTAGGCTGGAGAATATTAAAATTCACAGTTTGGTGCCTCAAGAAGGAGAAGGTAGCCACATTGgtccatagtaaaaaaaaaaaacccaaaaaaagaagaaagagaagtttgtttttacatgctgattttctctaccttttaaggagaatcaaaccagcttacaatctccttcccttcctctccccacagtagaTACATTgtggagtaggtggggctgagtgagctcttgattggcccaaggtcacctatctggctttatgtgaaggagtggggaaaccaacccagttaaccagattagagatccctgctcatgtggaggagcggggaatcaaacccagttcttcagattagagtccaccgctcttaaccactacgccgtgTAAATAAGAACCACCAAATAAGACCATCCAAAATAGCACAACTCCTTGCGCAAGCTTTCAAGTTTTCCAGAAGTCTTCATCAGGTTGGAATTTTTTGCATGTTTCTTTAAAGCAGAGGGAAACTTGATCTTTCCCGTGATGTTCTTCAAGTCTGTCTGTTTCCTGACTTTTGTGGGCACAGGTGTGGCTGTCTGGTTATCAGATTGCTTGTCCCAGTGGTGAAATGTTCTGGAGAACTCTGAAGCTTGCAAAGTGTGTTGTGGTGTTTTGGTTGCTCTTAATAAATGGTAGTGTGTGGCTTTTGTTTTCGGAGTTCCCCTGAAGAATATTAGTGTCAGGAGGGTAaatcttggtctgcagtagaagcgccagatttgagtccattagcaccttagagattttCAGGgcgtaagctttcaagagtcaaagctcccttcgtagTATCTGATGAATGGAACtttgtctctcaaaagcttacgccctgaaaatcatgttgttctctaaggtactactggactcaaatttataATGTTAATTTCCAGCTCCTTCCCAGGGGTTTTGAGCAAAGATGACTAGCCAGAATTCCGGTGTCTTAATCCTGGTTTGCTGCTGAGGATCTTTCTGGGAGGTTGcttccctcctggaggctggggaGCAACTGGGATTCCCTCATCCTCGGCTGTCTAAGtcaccctccttccttcccctgcagTTCTTCGAGGGCAAAGAGCTGCGTCTGAAGCAGGAGTACTTTGTTGTGGCTGCCACCCTTCAAGACATCATCCGCCGCTTCAAGTCCTCCAAGTTTGGCTCCCGGGATCCCGTCCGCACCTCTTTCGATGCCTTCCCGGACAAGGTACTGGCAGCACCATACTGGGCAGGGGAGCACAGAATTTACTAGTCAGTTTTCCAGGGATGACTTTCctactggggggcagcggggaacAGGGCATCCAGCCTGTATAGACTTCCCCCAGacaggggtgggggaaccccaGCGACCTGCTTAGCCtgtgttgagagagagagagtttggtgtagtggttggagacCTGAGCTTCAAGCCTCAGTCAGTACCTTGggcttgcttgcttatttatttatttaaatgtgtaTATCCAACTTTccccctggagaccaagccctaagaggaaaggctgaggaagttggggatgtttagtctggagaagaggaggttgaggggggacatgattgctctctttaagtacctgaaggactgtcacttagaggagggcagggagctgttcctgttggcagcagaggataggacttgcaataatgggtttaaattgcaggagaaattgctggatattaggaatttttttacagtaagagatgttcgacagtggaatcagctacctagggaagtggtgatcTCCcccctctggcagtctttaagcagaggctggacaagcacttgtcagggatgctcagtctagactgatcctgcattgagaaagggttggtctagatggcctgtacggccccttccaactctatgatcctatgatccctgaagggacccaaaatggcttacaatgatAAGGAAGAAAGCCCTTGcacaatataaacaaacaaataaacaaagaaaacaacacaCTGTATTCCTGTCTTGGGTGGGGCCTTGTATGGTATTAAACAACTCGCCTTCTCTCTGGCCTCAGGTGTGGAGGCTGGGCCTTCTTTCTTGAATGTTGAGCCCCCTGTGGATATATTTCCTGTCTCTTCCAGGTTGCCATTCAGCTCAATGACACCCACCCTTCGATGGCCATCCCGGAACTTATGAGAGTCCTGGTGGATGTTGAGAAGCTAGACTGGGACAAGGTGAGGCCGTGCCAGATTTCCAGAGGAGGTAGTTCTGGGCCCCAGCCTGGCCCCTTGGAACCCCAGCCCTTCAGTGACAGAAATGTGGGGGCTACTGGTATCCAGGGAGGAAATTACACTCAGTGCATTCTCAGAGACTTATTTATCATTGCCTACTCCATaatgaagagagccagtgtgatgtagtggttaagagcggtggactctaatctggagaactgggttcgattccccactcctccacatgaagcctgctgggtgaccttgggccagtcacagttctctcagaactctctccgcccacgcagaggcaggcaatggcaaaccacctccgaatgtctcttgccttggaaaccctacagggtcgccataagtccactgtgacttgactgcgcactagagttgccaacctccaggtactagctggagatctcctgctattacaactgatctccagccaatagagatccgttcacctggagaaaatggccgctttggcaattgaactctttggcattaaagtccctcccctccccaaactgcaccctccctcgggctgtgcccccaaaacctcctgccgatggcgaagagggacctggcaatcctatggtggCCACACATACACATTCCATAATGAGCCCTGGAATGAAAACCAGGTTTTGGGGTGAATTCCTGTtttctgctgactcagaggcaACCCTGGGAAGGAGGCAGAGAGCAATGCTAAGAAGAGTCTGCTCTGAAGTCCCAATGAGTCTTACTCCCAAGaaattgttcttaggattgcagcctgagtgTGTATGTTTGTGACAGTTGCATACACAATGCTAAAGGCTGCTGGCCTGATTGGATCAGGTGCAATACCAGGAAGGATTTGCCTGTCTTGGGCCAACGTGAagtcttcaggaaaaaaaattcagcaagaGGTTTTGTGTATAAAAGAATGGCTTGTGGGCATACATGCACATAGAAGGTATTGCTGTGTGTACCTCACTTCCCAAGCcgatttttaaaagaatattaatTTACACCCACACTACATTCAGAATCAGTTTCTACTTTCATGATGGGTGTTCCCTGTCTCCAAGGgaccctgggaattgtagttttggggttggcAACTTTTATTCCATACTCTACTTGACCACATTTTTGTTTGGGTTTGGGGCTAGGGGAACAATTCCTGGAAGTGAAAATTGCTTTCAAAGTAGTTTTCAATCACAAAGGCACCCACATTTTCCAGCGGATGTTCCCATTTTGCACTGAATTTCATGGGTGtgtgtttatttacttaaaaaaaatactttcgaggcaacaatttaaaaataataactgaACAGCAGAATACAAATGTAACAGCAGGCACATCAAATTACCAATAAAACATAAACCAATCTGTTACCATAGCCGTGTAAGAACCGGAATAAAATCTGCATGAAATCACATAGTAATCATGGTTGAATCAAACCAAATTCTTAGTGAGGGAGGATGGCTCTTACACCCCTTCTGAAGGAATGGAGACAAGCCATATATCATATATGTCTTATGCAAGTGCCCAGACATTCTTGGCCGAGGGCTCCCTGGGCCCTATATAGAATGCCATTTCCAGGGTTTGTAGTCTGAGAACGGTGACTTCTGAATCTGGTGCCAAGCTATCTGAATCTGGTGCCAAGAAAGGGTCTCTGAAGGCTTCTCTccgcaccatttccccccaccaggCCTGGGATGTCACAGTGCGGACCTGTGCCTACACTAACCATACCGTATTGCCCGAAGCATTAGAGCGCTGGCCCGTCCACCTCATTGAGAACCTCCTGCCCCGTCACATGGAAATTATCTTTGAAATCAACCAGCGATTCCTCGATGTGAGTGTGAACCCTTTGGGGAGATGGGGTTGGAGCCCAAGGTAACAATGCCCATAATCCTCTGGGTCCTATCCTCAAGTTTGGGAAGGGTGTTTGGGATCCAGTTACGGGAAGCGGGAAACTACCCCGGACACTTTCAGTTCTGTGCTGCAGTATTGTGCTTAGAGGGGCAAATGGCTGTTAATGACTTGTTTGGATCTGGGGGtgtccctctctttcccctgcagAAAGTCTATGCCAAGTTCCCTGGGGATCTCGACCGGTTACGGCGCATGTCCATAGTGGAGGAAGGCAGTGTTAAGCGTATCAACATGGCCCACCTTTGCATTGTGGGAGCCCATGTTGTTAATGGAGTGGCCCGTATCCATTCCGAGATTTTGAAGGCCACCGTGTAAGTACCCACCCTGTGCATATGTGCCCCAGGCTCTGCTCCTTCACTGCTCTCTTGCGGTACTGCTCTGTGgtacatacaaagctgccttctactgagtcagactcttggcccaagaaagtcagtaatgtctgttctggctggcagtggctctccagcatctcaggttgGGAGGGGTGTCTTTCACAacccctgctacctgatccttttaaacccTAAGCAAGCACCTTTTTTAGCTATTAAGCATCATAATGTTTAGAAGGAAGACGATATATTCACTTTGCGTAGCAAAAAGGCTTGCCTTGGTTAACAAGAGTGATTCCTCATTTTTCTTCTGTAATGcagtggtattggaggagagtgttacggatatcgtggactgctaaaaacaacaacaaatcagtgggttagagatcaaatcaagctagaactgaccctagaagctaaaatgactaaaatgactaaactgaggctgtcgtactttggtcaattatgagaagacaagagtcactggaaaagacaatcatgctaggaaaagttgagggcagcaggaaaagaagatccaccaagagatggattgactctataaaggaagccacggccctcaatttgcaagatctgagcaaggctgttaaggataggacgttttggaggacattgattcttgagtcggaagcgacttgacggcacttcacacaatGCAGCTCCAACCCCTCATGATTTCCCAGCAGTTACCTCTTGTCGTTTCTTTTAAATTCCCTAGTCCTTCTGCTCTTCTGAATTTGGTtcccgtttttttttttgttctcactTCCTTTGTTTTTTACACTTTATTTCTCTTTCCATTCTTTTCTTGATATTCTGCTCCCCCTCTTTCCTTGTTCAGGTTTAAAGACTTCTATGAGTTCGAGCCCCATAAGTTCCAGAATAAAACCAATGGCATCACCCCACGTCGTTGGCTCGTTTTATGCAACCCAGGACTGGCTGAGATCATTGCTGAGGTGAGGCAGTATATGTGTTGCGGGGTGGGCATGGGGGGGACATGGGTGCTTGGATGGGGTGCTGATAATGTGAGCTCCTGCAACAAAGTGCCGAATTAAACATTACTGCTTTAAAGAGTTCCtgggacccaactctttaaaaacagtaaCATTTGGTTTGGCTCATAGCCAGTGTTTGCCTTCAGGGCTTCTTTCTCATTTGGGTCAGGGCTTTGTTTGTGGATGTTAACTCAAGCCCACAGCAATAAGAATGGCTGGGAGAAATATTCTCAAGCAGTTTTCCTAATTTTAGTTTGCTTGCaaaaaaacctgggaatctatATTCTCTTAAAAGTAATTTTCGTCCCCAAGGAAGATATGctgttggttaaaaaaaaaaaaaaatcccagagttGAGAAGGTATTGATTTTAATAAGAGTTCATCAGTTGTAACTTTTTTTTCTCTGTCCCTCCAAGTAGAATTTCGCACTcaaattaattttgtgtttgcgTCTTGCATTTGTGTGAAATTTAGTTTTAGTGTGATAAATTTAGTGATTTAGCAGTAGGCAGATTCATGCATTCATGTTCAGTGACACCCTGAATCATGACTAGACACATTTCCCCACATCAAACATCAATTTTCCCAGGTTCGGAATAAGCATTTAACTTTATTGTTCAAACAGAGAGGATGGGTGAAAACAATATAGGTAGGACACGATATAGAGAATTATTTACAGCAAAATGTGATCCTCGGTCGACCGTATTTTTCTGACTGTCCTACAACCAAGCATGCATCCGCACCCTCAACCGTCCTGACTCTTCCTGTTTCCTCCAGCGCATTGGAGAGGAGTACATCGCCGATTTGGATCAGCTGAAGAAACTGCTGAACTATGTGGAAGATGAGGGCTTCATCCGGGATGTAGCAAAAGTCAAGCAggtgagagaggaggaggaggagggccaagGGGGCCTTTGTGCCCTTCCTGCATCAAGGGCAGCCTGTCCCAGGCAATGCCTGCTTTCTTCAGAGGAGACTTGCTAGATCGTCTTCCTTTGCCTTGcttgagagcaagcgtggtgtagtggttaaaagtggcggtttggagcggtggattctgatctggagaaccaggtttgattccccactcctccacatgagcggcggaggctaatctggtgaactggatttgtttccctactacacacgaagccagctgggtgaccttgggctagtcacagctctctcagccccacccacttcacagggcgtctttgtggggagggggaagggaaggtgattgtaagctggtttgagtctcccttaagtggtagagaaagtcgacacataaaaaccaactcttcttcttgttcctctGCTGTCATGTTCCGCTCCCTACCTTTACTTACCTACTCATTTGCCAATTCCTCACcttttccctcttccccatctAATGCTCGTCTGGGGCAGAGATGCCCTTTCTTCTGTGAAGCACCCAGCACTCAGGTACTGAATCCAAGTTTAGTGAGAGTAACAGAAGGAATGGGGCTGAGAGCCTTTCATAtgccaggtggggttgccaacctccaggtactagctggagatctcctgctattacaactgatctccagctgatagagatcagttcacctggagaaaatggctgttttggcaattggactctatggcattggagtccctcccatccccaaatcctgccctcctcaggctccaccccaaaaacctcccaccggtggcgaagagggacctgacaaccctaatgtcaGGGCCTGAATTTGGGCCTAGTTTTATGTAATGCATTAGACTTACTAAACCACTTTATCCTGGGTCAGGTATCGCAAAAACCACACCGCAATAAAGCCAAGTAGATAAAACACGTgtgtgagtgtttttttttaaatgaactaaAATAACAATCTAGATGAGAAATTTTTCAACAGCATTTCCTGGAAATGTTCAGATTTGGAACTCAGTATTCTCCAGGGCAAAAGGAGTGCCACAGTTTTGGGGCAGCCAGAGAACCAGGATTGGCAGTGGTGCCACCCTCCCCTCAGTTCTTattacaccccccccacacacacacacacacacacgtgaaacTTCACAGGGAAAAATGGTACTGGGAACCAGCAAAACATTTTAGATTTTCATTTACATACGTGACAGAATTCAGAACTTggggtctctctctttctcgctcttccccccaaaaacaaatcctctgtttttaactctgctgctcccctccccaggagAACAAGCTGAAGTTCGCTGCCTACCTGGAGAAAGAGTACAAGGTGAAGATCAACCCCAACTCGCTCTTTGACATCCAGGTGAAGAGAATCCATGAGTACAAAAGGCAGTTGATGAACTGCCTGCATATCATCACCCTGTACAACCGTGAGTGTTGCCTGTTTCCTCTGTCAGTCCCGGGGACAGGTGTCCTGTTGTCGTcatccatccccccccctcccaatttctggTCTTCCACCATCTCCTTTGTGACCCACTGGGTTTGTGGTTGGCAGCTGGTGGTCACGCTGTTGCATCTGGCCCTCTGTGGGGTTCTGATTGCCGATTGGCTGCCCAGCTTCTCTTCCTGAAGGGGTCCAGAAGGTTTAGAATAAATGACGGAGGCAGGAGTGTAGGGATGGGTGAATTTGTCTCTCATACCTGCTCCTGCTCCAAAACCAAACCAGGGCAGTGTTGGACccctcgtgaagctgccttatactgaatcagacccctggtccatcaaagtcagtattgtctaagatgggcagcggctctccagggtctcaggcagaggccattcccatcacctacctgcctagtccctttaagtggagatgccggggattgaacctgggaccttctgcatgccaagctgatgatctgccactgaaccacggtGTCCTCCTCTCATGTCCTCTTTTCCCTCTCCTGCTGCCAGAATCTGGCCTACTACCCCAACACAAAGAGACTCACTGGGTTAATACTTAGCCCATCTATGCTTCATGAAGCTGGGGAGGGAGACCCTAACTGGGGAGGAAGATTCTAACTGTTCTTTCCCTCTTATGTGTTCTCTCTCTACCCctcaccctgcctttccttgcagggatGAAGAGAGAACCAAACAAACATTTTGTGCCCCGGACAATCATGATCGGAGGCAAAGTGAGAAGCGGGAGAGcacgggctggggggggggattgtgggTGCTGGGGCCTGTGGTTGGGATCTGGGTGGTGAATAAAGGGATCCAGGAGCAGAGGTGCATGGAAGAACTGGGAGGACTTTGCCATTGCGGTTACCATGACAATTATGGTTACCCCTATATGTCCCTGTTCCTTCCCCATAGGCTGCCCCCGGGTACCACATGGCCAAGATGATTATCAAGCTTATCACATCCATCGGAGACATTGTCAACAATGACCCCGTCATCGGTGACCGACTCAAGGTGATCTTCTTGGAAAATTACCGTGTCTCGCTGGCGGAAAAAGGTAAGTTGGGCTGTGCCCTGGTCCATGACCCTTTGGCAGTGCCAATGTCCAGAGGTCTCCCTTGTCAAGTCTTTGTTCCTGCCTTTGCTGCAGTGGTTCCTGCGGCTGACCTCTCCGAGCAGATCTCGACAGCTGGCACGGAAGCCTCCGGTACTGGGAACATGAAATTTATGCTGAACGGGGCACTCACAATCGGCACCATGGACGGGGCCAACGTGGAGATGGCCGAGGAAGCCGGCCATGAGAACTTCTTCATTTTCGGCATGCTGGTGGAGGATGTGGAAGAGCTGGACAGGAAGGGGTGGGTGCCAGAGAGGGTCTGAATTACCCCTCGTGTTCTAG encodes the following:
- the PYGM gene encoding glycogen phosphorylase, muscle form, whose product is MSRPLSDHEKRKQISVRGLAGVENVTDLKKNFNRHLHFTLVKDRNVATPRDYYFALAHTVRDHLVGRWIRTQQHYYEKDPKRIYYLSLEFYMGRTLQNTMVNLGLQNACDEAIYQLGLDMEELQEIEEDAGLGNGGLGRLAACFLDSMATLGLAAYGYGIRYEFGIFNQKICGGWQLEEADDWLRYGNPWEKARPEYMIPVHFYGHVQHAPDGVKWADTQVVLALPYDTPVPGYRNNIVNTMRLWSARAPNEFNLKDFNVGGYIQAVLDRNLAENISRVLYPNDNFFEGKELRLKQEYFVVAATLQDIIRRFKSSKFGSRDPVRTSFDAFPDKVAIQLNDTHPSMAIPELMRVLVDVEKLDWDKAWDVTVRTCAYTNHTVLPEALERWPVHLIENLLPRHMEIIFEINQRFLDKVYAKFPGDLDRLRRMSIVEEGSVKRINMAHLCIVGAHVVNGVARIHSEILKATVFKDFYEFEPHKFQNKTNGITPRRWLVLCNPGLAEIIAERIGEEYIADLDQLKKLLNYVEDEGFIRDVAKVKQENKLKFAAYLEKEYKVKINPNSLFDIQVKRIHEYKRQLMNCLHIITLYNRMKREPNKHFVPRTIMIGGKAAPGYHMAKMIIKLITSIGDIVNNDPVIGDRLKVIFLENYRVSLAEKVVPAADLSEQISTAGTEASGTGNMKFMLNGALTIGTMDGANVEMAEEAGHENFFIFGMLVEDVEELDRKGYCAKDYYDHIPELKQAIDQMSNGFFSPKQPDLFKDIVNMLMYHDRFKVFADYEAYIKCQEKVSALYKNTKEWTKKVIRNIATSGKFSSDRTIAQYAREIWGVEPSRQKLAAPDEPRE